Proteins from a single region of Bos javanicus breed banteng chromosome 25, ARS-OSU_banteng_1.0, whole genome shotgun sequence:
- the ROGDI gene encoding protein rogdi homolog yields the protein MATVMAATAAERAVLEEEFRWLLHDEVHAVLRQLQDILKEASLRFTLPGSGTEGPTKQENFVLGSCGTDQVKGVLTLQGDALSQADVNLKMPRNNQLLHFAFREDKQWKLQQIQDARNHVSQAIYLLANRDESYQFRTGAEVLKLMDAVMLQLTRARNRLTTPATLTLPEIAASGLTRMFAPTLPSDLLVNVYINLNKLCLTVYQLHTLQPNSTKNFRPAGGAVLHSPGAMFEWGTQRLEVSHVHKVESVIPWLNDALVFFTVSLQLCQQLKDKISVFSSYWSCRPF from the exons ATGGCGACCGTGATGGCAGCGACGGCGGCGGAGCGGGCGGTGCTG GAGGAGGAGTTTCGCTGGCTGTTACACGACGAGGTGCATGCCGTGCTGAGGCAACTGCAGGACATCCTCAAG GAGGCCTCGCTCCGCTTCACTCTGCCAGGCTCAGGCACCGAGGGGCCCACGAAGCAGGAGAACTTCGTCTTGGGCAGCTGTGG CACAGACCAGGTGAAGGGCGTGCTGACTCTGCAGGGAGATGCGCTGAGCCAGGCG GACGTGAACCTGAAGATGCCCAGGAACAACCAGCTGCTGCACTTTGCCTTCCGGGAGGACAAGCAATGGAAACTGCAGCAG ATCCAAGATGCCAGGAACCACGTGAGCCAAGCCATTTACCTCCTCGCCAACCGAGATGAGAGCTACCAGTTCAGGACGGGAGCAGAGGTCCTCAAG CTGATGGACGCCGTGATGCTGCAGCTGACCAGAGCCCGCAACCGGCTCACCACTCCCGCCACCCTCACTCTGCCGGAGATTGCTGCCAGCGGCCTCACG CGGATGTTCGCCCCGACCCTGCCTTCTGACCTCCTGGTCAACGTCTACATCAACCTCAACAAGCTCTGCCTCACCGTGTACCAGCTGCACACCCTGCAGCCCAATTCCACCAAG AACTTCCGCCCAGCCGGAGGCGCCGTACTGCACAGCCCCGGGGCCATGTT CGAGTGGGGCACGCAGCGCCTGGAGGTGAGCCACGTGCACAAGGTGGAGTCAGTGATCCCCTGGCTCAACGACGCCCTggtcttcttcactgtctccctgcaGCTCTGCCAGCAGCTCAAGGATAAG atcTCTGTGTTCTCCAGCTACTGGAGCTGCAGGCCTTTCTGA
- the GLYR1 gene encoding cytokine-like nuclear factor N-PAC isoform X3, producing MGLLCPVSDFRMRWSLGSAWIKVEQLKPYHAHKEEMIKINKGKRFQQAVDAVEEFLRRAKGKDQTSSHSSADDKNRRNSSEERSRPISGDEKRKLSLSEGKVKKNMGEGKKRVPSGSSERGSKSPLKRAQEQSPRKRGRPPKDEKDLSIPESSTVKGMMAGPMATFKWQPNVSEPVKDADPHFHHFLLSQTEKPAVCYQAITKKLKICEEETGSTSIQAADSTAVNGSVTPTDKKIGFLGLGLMGSGIVSNLLKMGHTVTVWNRTAEKCDLFIQEGARLGRTPAEVVSTCDITFACVSDPKAAKDLVLGPSGVLQGIRPGKCYVDMSTVDADTVTELAQVIVSRGGRFLEAPVSGNQQLSNDGMLVILAAGDRGLYEDCSSCFQAMGKTSFFLGEVGNAAKMMLIVNMVQGSFMATIAEGLTLAQVTGQSQQTLLDILNQGQLASIFLDQKCQNILQGNFKPDFYLKYIQKDLRLAIALGDAVNHPTPMAAAANEVYKRAKALDQSDNDMSAVYRAYIH from the exons ATGGGTCTATTGTGTCCAGTTTCAGACTTCAGGATGAGATGGTCACTTGGAAG TGCCTGGATCAAAGTGGAACAGCTCAAGCCCTATCATGCACATAAGGAGGAAATGATAAAGATCAACAAGGGGAAGCGATTCCAGCAAGCTGTGGACGCCGTGGAGGAGTTCCTCAGGAGAGCCAAAGGGAAGGACCAG ACATCATCCCACAGTTCTGCTGATGACAAGAATCGGCGTAATTCCAGTGAGGAGAGAAGTAGGCCAATCTCAGGTGATGAGAAGCGCAAGCTTAGCCTGTCTGAagggaaggtgaagaagaacatgggagaaggaaagaagagggtgCCTTCAGGCTCCTCAGAGCGAGGCTCCAAGTCCCCTCTGAAGAGAGCCCAGGAGCAGAGTCCCCGGAAGCGGGGTCGGCCCCCCAAGGACGAGAAG GACCTCAGCATCCCTGAGTCTAGTACTGTGAAGGGGATGATGGCTGGACCCATGGCCACGTTTAAATGGCAGCCGAACGTGAGTGAG CCTGTTAAAGATGCAGACCCTCATTTCCATCACTTCCTGCTCAGCCAAACTGAGAAG CCAGCTGTCTGTTACCAGGCAATCACAAAGAAGTTGAAAATATGTGAAGAG GAGACGGGGTCCACCTCCATCCAGGCCGCAGACAGCACGGCGGTGAATGGCAGCGTCACACCCACAGACAAAAA GATAGGATTTTTGGGCCTTGGCCTCATGGGAAGTGGCATTGTCTCCAACTTGCTAAAAATGGGCCACACGGTGACTGTCTGGAACCGGACTGCAGAGAAA TGTGATTTGTTCATCCAGGAGGGGGCCCGCCTAGGAAGAACCCCCGCTGAAGTCGTTTCAACTTGTGACATCACCTTTGCCTGCGTGTCGGACCCAAAGGCAGCCAAGGAC CTGGTGCTGGGCCCCAGTGGCGTGCTTCAGGGGATCCGCCCCGGGAAGTGCTACGTGGACATGTCGACGGTGGACGCTGACACAGTCACCGAGCTGGCCCAG GTGATTGTGTCCAGGGGGGGCCGCTTTCTGGAAGCCCCGGTCTCAGGGAATCAGCAGCTGTCTAATGATGGGATGTTGGTGATCTTAGCGGCCGGAGACAGGGGCTTGTATGAGGACTGCAGCAGCTGCTTCCAGGCAATGGGGAAGACCTCCTTCTTTCTAG GTGAGGTTGGCAACGCAGCTAAGATGATGCTGATTGTGAACATGGTCCAGGGGAGCTTCATGGCCACCATTGCAGAGGGGCTCACCCTGGCCCAAGTGACAGGCCAGTCCCAGCAGACACTCTTGGACATCCTCAATCAGGGACAGTTGGCcagcatcttcctggaccagaagTGCCAAA ATATCCTGCAAGGAAACTTTAAGCCCGATTTCTACCTGAAATACATTCAGAAGGATCTCCGTTTAGCCATTGCGCTAGGTGATGCCGTCAACCATCCGACCCCCATGGCTGCTGCAGCCAATGAG GTGTACAAAAGAGCCAAGGCACTGGACCAGTCTGACAATGACATGTCTGCCGTGTACCGAGCCTATATACACTAA
- the GLYR1 gene encoding cytokine-like nuclear factor N-PAC isoform X5, translated as MAAVSLRLGDLVWGKLGRYPPWPGKIVNPPKDLKKPRGKKCFFVKFFGTEDHAWIKVEQLKPYHAHKEEMIKINKGKRFQQAVDAVEEFLRRAKGKDQDLSIPESSTVKGMMAGPMATFKWQPNVSEPVKDADPHFHHFLLSQTEKPAVCYQAITKKLKICEEETGSTSIQAADSTAVNGSVTPTDKKIGFLGLGLMGSGIVSNLLKMGHTVTVWNRTAEKEGARLGRTPAEVVSTCDITFACVSDPKAAKDLVLGPSGVLQGIRPGKCYVDMSTVDADTVTELAQVIVSRGGRFLEAPVSGNQQLSNDGMLVILAAGDRGLYEDCSSCFQAMGKTSFFLGEVGNAAKMMLIVNMVQGSFMATIAEGLTLAQVTGQSQQTLLDILNQGQLASIFLDQKCQNILQGNFKPDFYLKYIQKDLRLAIALGDAVNHPTPMAAAANEVYKRAKALDQSDNDMSAVYRAYIH; from the exons GGGGAAACTCGGCCGGTATCCTCCTTGGCCGGGAAAG ATTGTTAACCCACCCAAGGACTTAAAGAAACCACGTGGGAAGAAATGCTTCTTTGTAAAGTTTTTTGGAACAGAAGATCA TGCCTGGATCAAAGTGGAACAGCTCAAGCCCTATCATGCACATAAGGAGGAAATGATAAAGATCAACAAGGGGAAGCGATTCCAGCAAGCTGTGGACGCCGTGGAGGAGTTCCTCAGGAGAGCCAAAGGGAAGGACCAG GACCTCAGCATCCCTGAGTCTAGTACTGTGAAGGGGATGATGGCTGGACCCATGGCCACGTTTAAATGGCAGCCGAACGTGAGTGAG CCTGTTAAAGATGCAGACCCTCATTTCCATCACTTCCTGCTCAGCCAAACTGAGAAG CCAGCTGTCTGTTACCAGGCAATCACAAAGAAGTTGAAAATATGTGAAGAG GAGACGGGGTCCACCTCCATCCAGGCCGCAGACAGCACGGCGGTGAATGGCAGCGTCACACCCACAGACAAAAA GATAGGATTTTTGGGCCTTGGCCTCATGGGAAGTGGCATTGTCTCCAACTTGCTAAAAATGGGCCACACGGTGACTGTCTGGAACCGGACTGCAGAGAAA GAGGGGGCCCGCCTAGGAAGAACCCCCGCTGAAGTCGTTTCAACTTGTGACATCACCTTTGCCTGCGTGTCGGACCCAAAGGCAGCCAAGGAC CTGGTGCTGGGCCCCAGTGGCGTGCTTCAGGGGATCCGCCCCGGGAAGTGCTACGTGGACATGTCGACGGTGGACGCTGACACAGTCACCGAGCTGGCCCAG GTGATTGTGTCCAGGGGGGGCCGCTTTCTGGAAGCCCCGGTCTCAGGGAATCAGCAGCTGTCTAATGATGGGATGTTGGTGATCTTAGCGGCCGGAGACAGGGGCTTGTATGAGGACTGCAGCAGCTGCTTCCAGGCAATGGGGAAGACCTCCTTCTTTCTAG GTGAGGTTGGCAACGCAGCTAAGATGATGCTGATTGTGAACATGGTCCAGGGGAGCTTCATGGCCACCATTGCAGAGGGGCTCACCCTGGCCCAAGTGACAGGCCAGTCCCAGCAGACACTCTTGGACATCCTCAATCAGGGACAGTTGGCcagcatcttcctggaccagaagTGCCAAA ATATCCTGCAAGGAAACTTTAAGCCCGATTTCTACCTGAAATACATTCAGAAGGATCTCCGTTTAGCCATTGCGCTAGGTGATGCCGTCAACCATCCGACCCCCATGGCTGCTGCAGCCAATGAG GTGTACAAAAGAGCCAAGGCACTGGACCAGTCTGACAATGACATGTCTGCCGTGTACCGAGCCTATATACACTAA
- the GLYR1 gene encoding cytokine-like nuclear factor N-PAC isoform X4, with the protein MAAVSLRLGDLVWGKLGRYPPWPGKIVNPPKDLKKPRGKKCFFVKFFGTEDHAWIKVEQLKPYHAHKEEMIKINKGKRFQQAVDAVEEFLRRAKGKDQDLSIPESSTVKGMMAGPMATFKWQPNVSEPVKDADPHFHHFLLSQTEKPAVCYQAITKKLKICEEETGSTSIQAADSTAVNGSVTPTDKKIGFLGLGLMGSGIVSNLLKMGHTVTVWNRTAEKCDLFIQEGARLGRTPAEVVSTCDITFACVSDPKAAKDLVLGPSGVLQGIRPGKCYVDMSTVDADTVTELAQVIVSRGGRFLEAPVSGNQQLSNDGMLVILAAGDRGLYEDCSSCFQAMGKTSFFLGEVGNAAKMMLIVNMVQGSFMATIAEGLTLAQVTGQSQQTLLDILNQGQLASIFLDQKCQNILQGNFKPDFYLKYIQKDLRLAIALGDAVNHPTPMAAAANEVYKRAKALDQSDNDMSAVYRAYIH; encoded by the exons GGGGAAACTCGGCCGGTATCCTCCTTGGCCGGGAAAG ATTGTTAACCCACCCAAGGACTTAAAGAAACCACGTGGGAAGAAATGCTTCTTTGTAAAGTTTTTTGGAACAGAAGATCA TGCCTGGATCAAAGTGGAACAGCTCAAGCCCTATCATGCACATAAGGAGGAAATGATAAAGATCAACAAGGGGAAGCGATTCCAGCAAGCTGTGGACGCCGTGGAGGAGTTCCTCAGGAGAGCCAAAGGGAAGGACCAG GACCTCAGCATCCCTGAGTCTAGTACTGTGAAGGGGATGATGGCTGGACCCATGGCCACGTTTAAATGGCAGCCGAACGTGAGTGAG CCTGTTAAAGATGCAGACCCTCATTTCCATCACTTCCTGCTCAGCCAAACTGAGAAG CCAGCTGTCTGTTACCAGGCAATCACAAAGAAGTTGAAAATATGTGAAGAG GAGACGGGGTCCACCTCCATCCAGGCCGCAGACAGCACGGCGGTGAATGGCAGCGTCACACCCACAGACAAAAA GATAGGATTTTTGGGCCTTGGCCTCATGGGAAGTGGCATTGTCTCCAACTTGCTAAAAATGGGCCACACGGTGACTGTCTGGAACCGGACTGCAGAGAAA TGTGATTTGTTCATCCAGGAGGGGGCCCGCCTAGGAAGAACCCCCGCTGAAGTCGTTTCAACTTGTGACATCACCTTTGCCTGCGTGTCGGACCCAAAGGCAGCCAAGGAC CTGGTGCTGGGCCCCAGTGGCGTGCTTCAGGGGATCCGCCCCGGGAAGTGCTACGTGGACATGTCGACGGTGGACGCTGACACAGTCACCGAGCTGGCCCAG GTGATTGTGTCCAGGGGGGGCCGCTTTCTGGAAGCCCCGGTCTCAGGGAATCAGCAGCTGTCTAATGATGGGATGTTGGTGATCTTAGCGGCCGGAGACAGGGGCTTGTATGAGGACTGCAGCAGCTGCTTCCAGGCAATGGGGAAGACCTCCTTCTTTCTAG GTGAGGTTGGCAACGCAGCTAAGATGATGCTGATTGTGAACATGGTCCAGGGGAGCTTCATGGCCACCATTGCAGAGGGGCTCACCCTGGCCCAAGTGACAGGCCAGTCCCAGCAGACACTCTTGGACATCCTCAATCAGGGACAGTTGGCcagcatcttcctggaccagaagTGCCAAA ATATCCTGCAAGGAAACTTTAAGCCCGATTTCTACCTGAAATACATTCAGAAGGATCTCCGTTTAGCCATTGCGCTAGGTGATGCCGTCAACCATCCGACCCCCATGGCTGCTGCAGCCAATGAG GTGTACAAAAGAGCCAAGGCACTGGACCAGTCTGACAATGACATGTCTGCCGTGTACCGAGCCTATATACACTAA
- the GLYR1 gene encoding cytokine-like nuclear factor N-PAC isoform X2, with the protein MAAVSLRLGDLVWGKLGRYPPWPGKIVNPPKDLKKPRGKKCFFVKFFGTEDHAWIKVEQLKPYHAHKEEMIKINKGKRFQQAVDAVEEFLRRAKGKDQTSSHSSADDKNRRNSSEERSRPISGDEKRKLSLSEGKVKKNMGEGKKRVPSGSSERGSKSPLKRAQEQSPRKRGRPPKDEKDLSIPESSTVKGMMAGPMATFKWQPNVSEPVKDADPHFHHFLLSQTEKPAVCYQAITKKLKICEEETGSTSIQAADSTAVNGSVTPTDKKIGFLGLGLMGSGIVSNLLKMGHTVTVWNRTAEKEGARLGRTPAEVVSTCDITFACVSDPKAAKDLVLGPSGVLQGIRPGKCYVDMSTVDADTVTELAQVIVSRGGRFLEAPVSGNQQLSNDGMLVILAAGDRGLYEDCSSCFQAMGKTSFFLGEVGNAAKMMLIVNMVQGSFMATIAEGLTLAQVTGQSQQTLLDILNQGQLASIFLDQKCQNILQGNFKPDFYLKYIQKDLRLAIALGDAVNHPTPMAAAANEVYKRAKALDQSDNDMSAVYRAYIH; encoded by the exons GGGGAAACTCGGCCGGTATCCTCCTTGGCCGGGAAAG ATTGTTAACCCACCCAAGGACTTAAAGAAACCACGTGGGAAGAAATGCTTCTTTGTAAAGTTTTTTGGAACAGAAGATCA TGCCTGGATCAAAGTGGAACAGCTCAAGCCCTATCATGCACATAAGGAGGAAATGATAAAGATCAACAAGGGGAAGCGATTCCAGCAAGCTGTGGACGCCGTGGAGGAGTTCCTCAGGAGAGCCAAAGGGAAGGACCAG ACATCATCCCACAGTTCTGCTGATGACAAGAATCGGCGTAATTCCAGTGAGGAGAGAAGTAGGCCAATCTCAGGTGATGAGAAGCGCAAGCTTAGCCTGTCTGAagggaaggtgaagaagaacatgggagaaggaaagaagagggtgCCTTCAGGCTCCTCAGAGCGAGGCTCCAAGTCCCCTCTGAAGAGAGCCCAGGAGCAGAGTCCCCGGAAGCGGGGTCGGCCCCCCAAGGACGAGAAG GACCTCAGCATCCCTGAGTCTAGTACTGTGAAGGGGATGATGGCTGGACCCATGGCCACGTTTAAATGGCAGCCGAACGTGAGTGAG CCTGTTAAAGATGCAGACCCTCATTTCCATCACTTCCTGCTCAGCCAAACTGAGAAG CCAGCTGTCTGTTACCAGGCAATCACAAAGAAGTTGAAAATATGTGAAGAG GAGACGGGGTCCACCTCCATCCAGGCCGCAGACAGCACGGCGGTGAATGGCAGCGTCACACCCACAGACAAAAA GATAGGATTTTTGGGCCTTGGCCTCATGGGAAGTGGCATTGTCTCCAACTTGCTAAAAATGGGCCACACGGTGACTGTCTGGAACCGGACTGCAGAGAAA GAGGGGGCCCGCCTAGGAAGAACCCCCGCTGAAGTCGTTTCAACTTGTGACATCACCTTTGCCTGCGTGTCGGACCCAAAGGCAGCCAAGGAC CTGGTGCTGGGCCCCAGTGGCGTGCTTCAGGGGATCCGCCCCGGGAAGTGCTACGTGGACATGTCGACGGTGGACGCTGACACAGTCACCGAGCTGGCCCAG GTGATTGTGTCCAGGGGGGGCCGCTTTCTGGAAGCCCCGGTCTCAGGGAATCAGCAGCTGTCTAATGATGGGATGTTGGTGATCTTAGCGGCCGGAGACAGGGGCTTGTATGAGGACTGCAGCAGCTGCTTCCAGGCAATGGGGAAGACCTCCTTCTTTCTAG GTGAGGTTGGCAACGCAGCTAAGATGATGCTGATTGTGAACATGGTCCAGGGGAGCTTCATGGCCACCATTGCAGAGGGGCTCACCCTGGCCCAAGTGACAGGCCAGTCCCAGCAGACACTCTTGGACATCCTCAATCAGGGACAGTTGGCcagcatcttcctggaccagaagTGCCAAA ATATCCTGCAAGGAAACTTTAAGCCCGATTTCTACCTGAAATACATTCAGAAGGATCTCCGTTTAGCCATTGCGCTAGGTGATGCCGTCAACCATCCGACCCCCATGGCTGCTGCAGCCAATGAG GTGTACAAAAGAGCCAAGGCACTGGACCAGTCTGACAATGACATGTCTGCCGTGTACCGAGCCTATATACACTAA
- the GLYR1 gene encoding cytokine-like nuclear factor N-PAC isoform X1, which translates to MAAVSLRLGDLVWGKLGRYPPWPGKIVNPPKDLKKPRGKKCFFVKFFGTEDHAWIKVEQLKPYHAHKEEMIKINKGKRFQQAVDAVEEFLRRAKGKDQTSSHSSADDKNRRNSSEERSRPISGDEKRKLSLSEGKVKKNMGEGKKRVPSGSSERGSKSPLKRAQEQSPRKRGRPPKDEKDLSIPESSTVKGMMAGPMATFKWQPNVSEPVKDADPHFHHFLLSQTEKPAVCYQAITKKLKICEEETGSTSIQAADSTAVNGSVTPTDKKIGFLGLGLMGSGIVSNLLKMGHTVTVWNRTAEKCDLFIQEGARLGRTPAEVVSTCDITFACVSDPKAAKDLVLGPSGVLQGIRPGKCYVDMSTVDADTVTELAQVIVSRGGRFLEAPVSGNQQLSNDGMLVILAAGDRGLYEDCSSCFQAMGKTSFFLGEVGNAAKMMLIVNMVQGSFMATIAEGLTLAQVTGQSQQTLLDILNQGQLASIFLDQKCQNILQGNFKPDFYLKYIQKDLRLAIALGDAVNHPTPMAAAANEVYKRAKALDQSDNDMSAVYRAYIH; encoded by the exons GGGGAAACTCGGCCGGTATCCTCCTTGGCCGGGAAAG ATTGTTAACCCACCCAAGGACTTAAAGAAACCACGTGGGAAGAAATGCTTCTTTGTAAAGTTTTTTGGAACAGAAGATCA TGCCTGGATCAAAGTGGAACAGCTCAAGCCCTATCATGCACATAAGGAGGAAATGATAAAGATCAACAAGGGGAAGCGATTCCAGCAAGCTGTGGACGCCGTGGAGGAGTTCCTCAGGAGAGCCAAAGGGAAGGACCAG ACATCATCCCACAGTTCTGCTGATGACAAGAATCGGCGTAATTCCAGTGAGGAGAGAAGTAGGCCAATCTCAGGTGATGAGAAGCGCAAGCTTAGCCTGTCTGAagggaaggtgaagaagaacatgggagaaggaaagaagagggtgCCTTCAGGCTCCTCAGAGCGAGGCTCCAAGTCCCCTCTGAAGAGAGCCCAGGAGCAGAGTCCCCGGAAGCGGGGTCGGCCCCCCAAGGACGAGAAG GACCTCAGCATCCCTGAGTCTAGTACTGTGAAGGGGATGATGGCTGGACCCATGGCCACGTTTAAATGGCAGCCGAACGTGAGTGAG CCTGTTAAAGATGCAGACCCTCATTTCCATCACTTCCTGCTCAGCCAAACTGAGAAG CCAGCTGTCTGTTACCAGGCAATCACAAAGAAGTTGAAAATATGTGAAGAG GAGACGGGGTCCACCTCCATCCAGGCCGCAGACAGCACGGCGGTGAATGGCAGCGTCACACCCACAGACAAAAA GATAGGATTTTTGGGCCTTGGCCTCATGGGAAGTGGCATTGTCTCCAACTTGCTAAAAATGGGCCACACGGTGACTGTCTGGAACCGGACTGCAGAGAAA TGTGATTTGTTCATCCAGGAGGGGGCCCGCCTAGGAAGAACCCCCGCTGAAGTCGTTTCAACTTGTGACATCACCTTTGCCTGCGTGTCGGACCCAAAGGCAGCCAAGGAC CTGGTGCTGGGCCCCAGTGGCGTGCTTCAGGGGATCCGCCCCGGGAAGTGCTACGTGGACATGTCGACGGTGGACGCTGACACAGTCACCGAGCTGGCCCAG GTGATTGTGTCCAGGGGGGGCCGCTTTCTGGAAGCCCCGGTCTCAGGGAATCAGCAGCTGTCTAATGATGGGATGTTGGTGATCTTAGCGGCCGGAGACAGGGGCTTGTATGAGGACTGCAGCAGCTGCTTCCAGGCAATGGGGAAGACCTCCTTCTTTCTAG GTGAGGTTGGCAACGCAGCTAAGATGATGCTGATTGTGAACATGGTCCAGGGGAGCTTCATGGCCACCATTGCAGAGGGGCTCACCCTGGCCCAAGTGACAGGCCAGTCCCAGCAGACACTCTTGGACATCCTCAATCAGGGACAGTTGGCcagcatcttcctggaccagaagTGCCAAA ATATCCTGCAAGGAAACTTTAAGCCCGATTTCTACCTGAAATACATTCAGAAGGATCTCCGTTTAGCCATTGCGCTAGGTGATGCCGTCAACCATCCGACCCCCATGGCTGCTGCAGCCAATGAG GTGTACAAAAGAGCCAAGGCACTGGACCAGTCTGACAATGACATGTCTGCCGTGTACCGAGCCTATATACACTAA